In the Methylophilus sp. 5 genome, one interval contains:
- a CDS encoding type II toxin-antitoxin system RatA family toxin yields the protein MAQVEKTVLVMHSCAAMFDLVDRVEDYPQFLPWCGGSELIERTEQATQATIYIRYHGIQQHFTTRNHKQSPNRMDITLIDGPFKQLTGHWHFIALREDACKIEFKLEYVFANSLVERIIAPVFSHIANTFVDSFVKQADKLHLK from the coding sequence ATGGCTCAAGTAGAAAAAACCGTTTTAGTCATGCACTCGTGTGCTGCCATGTTTGATCTGGTAGATAGAGTAGAAGACTATCCCCAATTTTTGCCCTGGTGCGGCGGCAGTGAGCTCATTGAGCGTACCGAGCAAGCCACGCAAGCGACCATTTATATTCGCTATCATGGCATACAGCAGCATTTCACTACCCGCAACCACAAGCAATCGCCCAACCGCATGGATATCACGCTCATAGACGGCCCGTTTAAACAACTGACCGGGCACTGGCATTTTATTGCCCTGCGTGAAGATGCCTGCAAAATTGAATTTAAACTGGAATATGTGTTTGCCAACAGCCTAGTGGAACGCATTATCGCCCCCGTGTTTAGCCACATTGCCAATACCTTTGTCGATAGTTTCGTCAAGCAGGCTGACAAACTGCACCTGAAATAA
- the smpB gene encoding SsrA-binding protein SmpB produces the protein MSIAQNKKAFFDYFIEEKHEAGLVLEGWEVKAIRDNRTNLKEAYVVVMRGELYLIGCHITPLGAASTHVRPDAIRSRKLLLHREEIDKLIGKVERAGYTLVPLDMHFTRGRVKVQIGLAKGKKQHDKRDTEKERDWKREQSQLLKNKQRAR, from the coding sequence ATGAGCATCGCGCAAAACAAAAAAGCGTTTTTTGACTACTTTATCGAAGAAAAGCATGAGGCCGGCCTGGTGCTTGAGGGCTGGGAAGTCAAAGCTATACGTGATAACCGCACCAACCTGAAAGAGGCTTATGTGGTGGTCATGCGTGGTGAGCTGTATCTGATTGGGTGCCATATTACGCCACTGGGCGCCGCCTCTACCCATGTGCGCCCGGATGCGATTCGTAGCCGCAAATTATTATTGCACCGCGAAGAAATCGACAAGTTAATTGGCAAGGTCGAACGTGCTGGCTACACCCTGGTGCCGCTGGATATGCATTTCACACGTGGTCGCGTCAAAGTGCAGATTGGCCTTGCTAAAGGCAAAAAACAACACGACAAACGTGACACCGAAAAAGAACGCGACTGGAAGCGTGAGCAAAGCCAATTGCTCAAAAACAAGCAACGCGCGCGGTAA
- a CDS encoding NAD(P)H-hydrate dehydratase, protein MQTETANHPALWQHLLPKPDATSHKYRRGYALIQGGYPITGAARLAALAAARVGAGLTAIAVPELALAIYASQLLSIMAKPYSNQAMLDHLIAEPRISAYLIGPGAGSSDQTRATTLNMLRTGKPVVLDADALTTFARQTALLKQNITAPCVCTPHDGEFAALLGVQPSSQLAQRIVQTQQAAQALNAVVLLKGAQTIIAATDGRIAINHNAPPSLATAGAGDVLAGLITGLLAQGMPAFEASAAAAWIHGRAATLFGPGLIADDLPALIPAVLRELT, encoded by the coding sequence ATGCAAACCGAAACAGCCAACCACCCTGCCCTGTGGCAACACCTGCTGCCCAAGCCAGATGCCACCAGCCATAAATACCGCCGCGGCTATGCCCTGATTCAAGGTGGCTACCCCATCACCGGCGCGGCCAGACTGGCGGCACTGGCCGCGGCACGCGTGGGCGCCGGGTTAACCGCGATAGCCGTGCCCGAGTTAGCTTTAGCGATTTATGCCAGCCAGCTACTCAGCATCATGGCCAAACCGTACAGCAACCAAGCCATGCTGGATCACCTAATCGCAGAGCCGCGCATTAGCGCTTACTTAATCGGCCCAGGCGCCGGCAGCAGCGATCAAACCCGCGCAACCACACTTAATATGCTGCGCACCGGCAAACCGGTAGTGTTAGACGCAGATGCGTTGACCACGTTTGCCAGGCAAACCGCCCTACTCAAACAAAACATCACAGCGCCCTGTGTCTGCACCCCGCACGATGGCGAGTTTGCAGCCCTGTTAGGCGTGCAACCCTCCAGCCAGCTCGCACAGCGCATTGTGCAGACACAACAAGCGGCGCAGGCGCTTAATGCGGTGGTATTACTTAAGGGCGCGCAAACCATCATCGCCGCCACCGATGGTCGCATCGCAATTAACCACAATGCACCGCCCAGCCTAGCCACCGCCGGCGCTGGCGATGTATTGGCAGGGTTAATCACCGGCTTGCTGGCACAAGGCATGCCCGCTTTTGAGGCAAGCGCTGCAGCGGCCTGGATACATGGGCGCGCCGCCACCTTGTTTGGGCCGGGGCTAATCGCCGACGATCTGCCTGCGCTGATTCCGGCGGTGTTACGCGAACTCACTTAA
- a CDS encoding CTP synthase — translation MTKYVFVTGGVVSSLGKGIAAASLGAILESRGIKVTMLKLDPYINVDPGTMSPFQHGEVFVTDDGAETDLDLGHYERFISSKMSKRNNFTTGQIYETVIKKERRGEYLGKTVQVIPHITDEIKAHVKRGAEGADVAIVEVGGTVGDIESLPFLEAIRQMGFEEGRNNACYVHLTLLPWIPTAGELKTKPTQHSVKELREIGIQPDILLCRAEREIPEDEKRKIALFTNVPFEAVISAIDSDSIYKIPGLLHEQMMDEIVCHKLNILAKAADLSAWQKITHAQANPKEIVDIAFVGKYVDLTESYKSLTEALIHAGIHTESKVKIHYIDSEDIEKNGTDGLNGMDAILIPGGFGVRGTEGKIAAIRYARESKVPYLGICLGMQLAVIEYARNVAGLKDANSTEFNPKTEHKLIGLIDEWQDASGKIEKRDEHSDLGGTMRLGAQSSPIVPATLAASIYGAEVNERHRHRYEVNNHYVDQLKAAGLVISARTPREELCEMIELPQAVHPWFVACQFHPEFTSNPRSGHPLFKAYVQAALAQKASKK, via the coding sequence ATGACCAAATATGTATTCGTAACCGGCGGTGTTGTTTCTTCTCTTGGAAAAGGTATCGCAGCCGCCAGTCTGGGCGCGATTCTCGAGTCCCGTGGCATTAAAGTCACCATGTTGAAGCTTGACCCTTATATTAACGTCGACCCAGGCACTATGTCGCCGTTTCAGCACGGCGAAGTGTTTGTGACCGATGATGGCGCAGAAACTGACCTCGATCTTGGCCATTATGAGCGCTTTATCAGCAGCAAAATGTCCAAGCGCAATAACTTTACCACTGGCCAAATTTACGAAACCGTGATCAAAAAAGAGCGTCGCGGCGAATATTTGGGCAAAACAGTACAGGTGATTCCGCACATTACCGATGAGATCAAGGCGCATGTGAAGCGCGGTGCCGAAGGCGCCGATGTGGCGATTGTTGAGGTAGGCGGCACGGTGGGTGACATTGAGTCTTTACCGTTTTTGGAAGCCATTCGTCAGATGGGTTTTGAAGAAGGCAGAAACAACGCCTGTTATGTGCATTTGACACTGTTGCCATGGATTCCGACCGCTGGCGAGTTGAAAACCAAACCAACCCAGCACTCGGTGAAAGAGTTGCGCGAGATTGGTATTCAGCCCGACATTTTATTGTGTCGCGCTGAGCGTGAAATCCCTGAAGATGAAAAGCGCAAGATTGCCTTGTTTACCAACGTACCTTTTGAGGCAGTGATTAGCGCCATCGACAGCGATTCTATTTACAAGATTCCAGGCTTGCTGCATGAGCAGATGATGGACGAAATTGTTTGCCATAAACTGAATATTCTGGCAAAAGCCGCAGATTTGTCGGCCTGGCAAAAAATCACGCATGCGCAGGCGAATCCTAAAGAGATCGTTGATATTGCCTTTGTGGGCAAATATGTCGACCTGACCGAGTCTTACAAATCATTGACCGAAGCCTTGATTCACGCCGGTATTCACACTGAGTCTAAAGTTAAAATTCACTATATCGACAGTGAAGATATAGAAAAAAATGGCACCGATGGCTTAAATGGCATGGATGCTATTTTGATCCCCGGCGGTTTTGGTGTGCGCGGTACTGAAGGCAAAATTGCTGCAATTCGCTATGCGCGCGAAAGCAAAGTGCCTTATCTGGGCATTTGCTTAGGCATGCAACTGGCCGTGATTGAATATGCACGTAATGTGGCTGGGCTTAAGGATGCCAACAGTACCGAGTTCAACCCAAAAACCGAGCACAAGCTGATTGGCCTGATTGATGAATGGCAAGATGCTTCTGGCAAGATTGAAAAGCGTGATGAACACTCTGACCTGGGTGGCACCATGCGTCTGGGCGCACAAAGCTCTCCTATCGTGCCAGCCACGCTGGCGGCCAGCATTTATGGGGCTGAGGTGAATGAGCGTCACCGCCATCGTTATGAAGTCAATAACCATTACGTTGACCAGTTGAAAGCGGCTGGTTTGGTGATTTCTGCGCGTACGCCGCGTGAAGAGTTGTGCGAAATGATTGAGCTGCCGCAAGCTGTGCACCCATGGTTTGTGGCCTGTCAGTTCCACCCTGAGTTCACGTCTAACCCACGCAGCGGCCATCCTTTGTTTAAAGCTTATGTGCAGGCTGCACTGGCGCAAAAAGCGTCCAAGAAGTAA
- the kdsA gene encoding 3-deoxy-8-phosphooctulonate synthase encodes MKLCGFDVGLEHPLFLIAGPCVIESKQMAIDTAGQLKEMAARIGVPFIYKSSYDKANRSSTKTFRGFGLEEGLRILDEVRAQIGVPILTDVHSEEQVPHVAAVVDVLQTPAFLCRQTDFIVACAQSGKPVNIKKGQFLAPGDMKQVVNKAKEANGGADNIMVCERGASFGYNTLVSDMRGLAIMRETHCPVVFDATHSVQQPGGQGDKSGGQREFVPVLARAAVASGIAGVFMETHPDPSKALSDGPNAWPLGKMEDLLHLLVDLDKLVKKAGFAEQTL; translated from the coding sequence ATGAAATTATGTGGTTTTGACGTTGGTCTTGAGCATCCGCTGTTTTTAATCGCCGGTCCTTGCGTGATCGAGTCTAAACAGATGGCGATTGATACGGCTGGGCAATTAAAAGAAATGGCAGCGCGTATCGGCGTGCCATTTATTTATAAGTCTTCTTACGATAAGGCCAACCGCAGCTCTACCAAAACCTTTCGTGGTTTTGGTTTAGAAGAGGGGCTCAGAATTCTGGACGAAGTGCGTGCCCAGATAGGCGTGCCGATTTTGACCGATGTACATAGCGAAGAGCAGGTGCCGCATGTGGCGGCGGTGGTCGACGTCTTGCAAACGCCCGCTTTTTTATGCCGCCAGACCGATTTTATTGTGGCTTGTGCCCAGTCTGGCAAGCCGGTAAATATTAAAAAAGGCCAGTTTTTGGCGCCTGGTGACATGAAGCAAGTGGTCAACAAAGCAAAAGAAGCCAATGGCGGCGCTGACAATATTATGGTTTGCGAACGCGGCGCTTCTTTTGGCTATAACACCCTGGTGTCTGATATGCGCGGCTTAGCCATCATGCGTGAAACCCATTGCCCGGTTGTGTTTGATGCCACGCATTCGGTACAGCAACCAGGCGGGCAAGGTGACAAGAGCGGTGGTCAGCGCGAGTTTGTGCCTGTATTGGCACGCGCGGCCGTGGCGAGTGGTATTGCCGGTGTTTTCATGGAAACGCATCCTGATCCGAGCAAAGCCTTGTCAGACGGCCCGAACGCCTGGCCATTAGGCAAAATGGAAGACTTGCTGCATCTGCTGGTTGACCTCGACAAACTGGTGAAAAAAGCCGGTTTCGCTGAACAAACGCTGTAA
- the eno gene encoding phosphopyruvate hydratase, translating into MSAIVDIIAREIMDSRGNPTVEVDVLLESGVIGRAAVPSGASTGAKEAVELRDGDKSRYLGKGVLNAIENVNTEITEAIIGLDAEEQSFIDKTLIELDGTENKDRLGANAILGVSMACARAAAEESGLPLYRYLGGSAFMQLPTPMMNIINGGAHADNSVDIQEFMIVPAGLPTFREALRAGAEVFHALKKTLHAKGLATTVGDEGGFAPNLPSNESALQLIMESIEAAGYEPGKDIYLGLDCASTEFYKDGKYHLESEGAALTSAQFCDYLATLAGKYPIITIEDGMDEFDWDGWDLLTQRLGKTTQLVGDDLFVTNPKILREGIQKGVANSVLIKVNQIGTLTETFQTIEMAKRANYTAVVSHRSGETEDTTIADISVATNALQIKTGSLCRSERVAKYNQLLRIEEELGDATSYAGLSAFYQLFK; encoded by the coding sequence ATGAGCGCTATTGTAGATATTATCGCCCGCGAAATTATGGATTCACGTGGCAACCCGACGGTTGAAGTCGATGTTTTGCTGGAAAGCGGTGTTATTGGTCGTGCTGCCGTACCGTCAGGTGCGTCTACCGGCGCTAAAGAGGCGGTAGAGCTGCGCGATGGCGACAAGAGCCGCTATCTGGGTAAAGGCGTGTTGAACGCGATTGAAAACGTTAACACTGAAATCACTGAAGCCATCATCGGCCTCGATGCCGAAGAGCAAAGCTTTATCGACAAGACGTTAATTGAGCTGGATGGCACCGAAAACAAAGATCGCTTGGGTGCTAACGCCATTTTGGGCGTGTCTATGGCCTGTGCACGTGCGGCGGCGGAAGAAAGCGGTTTGCCATTGTATCGCTACCTGGGCGGCTCAGCGTTTATGCAATTGCCAACGCCTATGATGAACATCATCAACGGTGGTGCGCATGCCGATAACTCTGTGGATATTCAAGAGTTTATGATTGTGCCAGCCGGTTTGCCAACGTTCCGTGAAGCATTGCGTGCAGGTGCTGAGGTATTCCATGCCTTGAAGAAAACGTTGCATGCTAAAGGTCTGGCAACCACAGTGGGTGACGAAGGTGGTTTTGCCCCTAACCTGCCATCCAACGAGTCTGCTTTGCAGTTGATCATGGAGTCGATTGAAGCAGCGGGCTATGAGCCAGGCAAAGATATCTACCTGGGCCTGGATTGCGCCAGTACCGAATTTTACAAAGATGGTAAATATCATTTGGAGTCAGAAGGTGCTGCACTGACTTCTGCACAGTTTTGTGACTACCTGGCCACATTGGCTGGCAAATATCCTATCATCACCATCGAAGATGGTATGGATGAATTCGACTGGGATGGTTGGGACCTGTTGACGCAGCGTTTGGGCAAAACCACGCAGCTGGTAGGTGATGACTTGTTCGTGACTAACCCGAAAATCCTGCGTGAAGGCATCCAGAAAGGCGTGGCCAACTCTGTGCTAATCAAAGTGAACCAGATCGGTACCTTGACCGAGACCTTCCAGACTATTGAGATGGCCAAACGTGCCAATTACACGGCGGTTGTGTCACATCGCTCAGGTGAAACAGAAGATACGACTATTGCTGATATTTCAGTGGCGACCAATGCGCTGCAGATCAAAACCGGTTCTTTGTGCCGCTCTGAGCGCGTGGCTAAATACAACCAGTTGCTGCGTATTGAAGAAGAGTTGGGTGATGCAACCAGCTATGCTGGCTTATCCGCGTTTTACCAGTTGTTTAAATAA
- the ftsB gene encoding cell division protein FtsB, producing the protein MRKLTVVFVVLIALLQYPLWLGKGSWLRVWQYSQQIEAHEKRNEYYRQRNETLRAEVRDLKQGQSAIEERARSELGLLKQDEVFFQVIQNKQSATSKPTSPLEAKSIAANPLGAKTLPSVPAETKPEMADDVVSPVNQ; encoded by the coding sequence GTGCGTAAACTGACGGTGGTATTCGTAGTCCTGATTGCCCTGCTGCAATATCCATTGTGGCTGGGCAAGGGGAGCTGGCTGCGTGTGTGGCAGTATTCACAGCAGATTGAAGCGCATGAAAAGCGCAACGAGTATTACCGGCAGCGTAATGAAACATTGCGTGCCGAAGTCCGTGACCTAAAGCAGGGGCAATCAGCGATTGAAGAGCGCGCGCGCAGTGAGCTAGGGCTGCTTAAACAGGATGAAGTGTTTTTTCAGGTGATCCAGAATAAACAGTCTGCGACCAGTAAGCCGACTTCGCCGCTAGAGGCTAAATCTATAGCGGCTAACCCGCTAGGCGCAAAAACACTGCCCTCGGTGCCGGCAGAAACTAAACCAGAGATGGCGGACGATGTTGTTAGTCCGGTGAACCAATAA
- a CDS encoding folate-binding protein YgfZ gives MSNSTNPWQSFLAAQGAQFDAQGAAIFAASTVGAQLFDLSSSGLIAISGADSETFLQGQVTNDIKLLAQGAQFNGYCSPKGRLLALFYSFSLNDVIYLQCPRALIADLVKRLRMYVLRSKVLVEDASDRLLTFGLASDTLATSMPQLPTAAHQLAHDTHGTLIRLTDAGKQQRALLVVSHEQAQASWLSLSAIFAPASTTQWEALEVQAGIPQVYAATKEQFVPQMINLDALNGINFKKGCYTGQEIVARTHYLGKVKRRTMLAQLSAGEHTPQAGDVLHDAQQQEAGLLVRVAPATNNGWWVLAECRLEAQAAGAINWQGQPLAFQDLPYALP, from the coding sequence ATGTCCAATTCAACCAACCCCTGGCAATCATTTTTGGCCGCTCAAGGGGCGCAATTCGATGCGCAAGGCGCAGCCATATTTGCAGCCTCAACTGTCGGCGCGCAACTGTTTGACCTTTCCAGCAGTGGCCTGATTGCGATCAGTGGCGCAGACAGCGAGACCTTTTTGCAAGGACAAGTCACTAACGATATTAAACTGCTTGCCCAAGGGGCGCAATTCAATGGTTATTGCTCACCTAAAGGCCGTTTATTGGCGCTGTTCTATAGCTTTAGCCTCAATGATGTGATTTACCTGCAATGCCCACGCGCGTTGATTGCAGACCTGGTCAAACGCTTGCGCATGTATGTGCTGCGCAGCAAAGTGCTGGTTGAAGACGCCAGCGACCGTCTGCTGACGTTTGGCCTGGCCAGTGACACGCTTGCCACCAGCATGCCACAGCTGCCCACAGCCGCACATCAATTGGCACACGATACTCACGGCACACTGATACGGCTGACCGATGCAGGCAAGCAGCAACGGGCATTATTGGTTGTAAGCCACGAACAGGCGCAAGCCAGCTGGTTGTCGCTATCAGCGATATTCGCCCCCGCCAGCACCACGCAGTGGGAGGCGCTGGAGGTTCAGGCAGGCATTCCTCAGGTGTATGCGGCCACCAAAGAGCAGTTCGTGCCGCAAATGATTAATCTGGATGCACTCAATGGCATCAACTTTAAAAAAGGCTGCTACACCGGCCAGGAGATCGTCGCACGCACGCATTACCTGGGCAAAGTGAAACGCAGAACCATGCTGGCCCAATTAAGTGCGGGTGAACATACCCCACAAGCGGGTGACGTTTTGCACGATGCCCAGCAACAAGAAGCAGGCCTACTGGTGCGCGTGGCGCCAGCCACAAACAATGGCTGGTGGGTGCTGGCTGAATGCCGCCTGGAAGCCCAAGCAGCCGGGGCCATCAACTGGCAAGGCCAGCCACTGGCATTTCAAGACCTACCTTATGCCCTGCCATAA
- a CDS encoding HAF repeat-containing PEP-CTERM protein: MRQLCFLLGYTLFSPSIYAAPQYLVTELTPQNGFMESYASSINDKGQIAGNSSTYVSVQNQLYLKSQATIWSLNSKTTLDTPLKTVTLASSINDDGQVAGTTFHAPSRYGVPIPNTPHASNATLWDNGMTTTLASLGGTQSGVNNLNNSGQLVGWSQNGQSRQIATLWQNGNVTALSTPEQSISEAYAINNNGVIVGQIGGGGTFNVQAAAWNNNTLTYLNASGNSQAFDINDNNQIVGWSDATYSRQFATLWDNGVATELGTLGGYASFAYAINNHGAIVGSYISNDFGELAVLWEDGNPMKLQDLLVNQNGISLYTADDINNQGWIVANGMNSSGEFRSFLLMPVPEPSNIALLLTGLVTAVIALRKRLSHRL, translated from the coding sequence ATGCGTCAACTTTGTTTTTTATTGGGCTACACTTTATTTAGCCCAAGTATTTACGCTGCGCCACAATACCTGGTGACAGAACTAACGCCACAAAATGGTTTCATGGAGAGCTATGCCTCATCTATTAATGATAAGGGGCAAATTGCAGGCAATAGCAGCACCTATGTTTCTGTGCAAAATCAGCTATATCTCAAGAGTCAGGCAACCATCTGGTCATTAAATAGTAAAACAACCCTAGACACACCCCTCAAGACTGTCACGCTAGCCTCATCAATCAATGATGACGGGCAAGTTGCAGGCACCACATTTCATGCACCGTCTAGATACGGTGTACCTATCCCAAACACCCCCCATGCCAGCAATGCAACGCTCTGGGACAATGGCATGACCACCACTTTAGCTTCCTTAGGTGGCACTCAGAGCGGTGTAAATAACCTCAACAACAGCGGGCAACTTGTGGGCTGGAGCCAGAACGGCCAATCCAGACAAATTGCCACGTTATGGCAAAATGGCAATGTCACAGCCCTTTCAACGCCGGAACAAAGCATCAGCGAAGCTTATGCAATCAACAACAACGGCGTCATCGTGGGCCAAATCGGTGGCGGTGGTACATTTAATGTTCAAGCCGCCGCGTGGAACAATAATACGCTGACTTACCTGAATGCCTCAGGAAACTCACAAGCCTTTGATATTAACGATAATAACCAGATTGTCGGCTGGAGTGACGCAACTTACTCACGCCAATTCGCCACATTATGGGACAACGGCGTGGCAACAGAGTTGGGAACACTGGGGGGATATGCCAGCTTTGCTTATGCCATCAACAACCATGGCGCCATTGTTGGTAGCTACATTAGTAACGACTTCGGCGAGTTAGCAGTACTTTGGGAAGATGGCAATCCAATGAAGCTGCAAGATCTATTAGTCAACCAGAATGGTATCTCCCTCTACACTGCCGATGATATTAACAATCAAGGCTGGATTGTCGCTAATGGCATGAATAGTAGCGGAGAGTTCAGGTCTTTTTTACTGATGCCAGTGCCAGAACCATCGAACATTGCATTATTGCTGACAGGGCTCGTCACCGCTGTCATTGCTTTGAGAAAGCGTTTGAGCCATCGTCTGTAA
- a CDS encoding VWA domain-containing protein translates to MKIWLRHFIKHRDTALLGLALLFLLGAILRPSIPFKHNIYAYFLIADISQSMNAEDMTLHGKKVTRMAYMQNMMHEVVASLPCGTKVSVGMFAGNSVAAMYAPIEVCTNFAAIQDTIAHLDWRMAWSGNSRVRESLFVTAKVVRAMPEPAQVIYFTDGEEAPKLHAFNTKNLEEFQGGDEWLFVGIGSEEGVGIPKLSPDNQVIGYWSNESFAMQPGIAQISESTLGVRDDNIAYGDNDRFISKLSTEYLESLTKEIGANYIKGDSTYTVLKAMKAQKPARRDIAPLPLSWLFATLSGLCVLGTYASRHPWRQIRQNLNLYHHQIRSRLFTSSEAVAHDNHFQ, encoded by the coding sequence ATGAAGATCTGGCTAAGACACTTTATCAAGCACCGTGACACCGCCCTGCTCGGACTGGCCCTGCTTTTTTTGCTGGGCGCTATTTTGCGACCAAGCATCCCGTTTAAGCATAATATTTATGCTTATTTCTTAATCGCAGATATTTCGCAAAGCATGAACGCCGAAGACATGACCTTGCATGGCAAAAAAGTCACCCGCATGGCTTATATGCAAAACATGATGCATGAAGTCGTCGCCTCACTGCCCTGCGGCACCAAAGTGAGCGTCGGCATGTTTGCCGGTAACTCAGTTGCGGCCATGTATGCCCCCATTGAGGTTTGCACTAATTTTGCCGCGATTCAAGACACCATCGCCCACTTAGACTGGCGCATGGCCTGGTCAGGCAATAGCCGCGTGCGGGAGAGCTTGTTTGTGACCGCCAAAGTGGTGCGCGCCATGCCAGAACCGGCACAAGTGATCTATTTTACCGATGGTGAAGAAGCGCCCAAGCTGCATGCGTTTAATACCAAAAATCTTGAAGAGTTTCAGGGCGGCGATGAGTGGCTGTTTGTCGGCATAGGCTCAGAAGAAGGCGTCGGCATTCCCAAACTCAGCCCGGATAACCAGGTGATCGGTTACTGGTCTAACGAGAGTTTTGCCATGCAACCAGGCATTGCCCAGATCTCGGAAAGCACCTTGGGCGTGCGTGATGACAACATCGCCTATGGCGACAATGACCGGTTTATCTCAAAACTCTCAACAGAATACTTAGAGAGCCTGACTAAAGAAATCGGTGCCAACTATATTAAAGGCGACAGTACTTACACCGTACTCAAAGCCATGAAAGCACAAAAACCTGCGCGCCGCGACATCGCGCCACTGCCACTCAGCTGGCTGTTTGCCACGCTGTCAGGCCTGTGTGTATTAGGCACTTATGCTAGCCGTCACCCCTGGCGCCAAATCAGGCAAAACCTGAACCTTTACCATCACCAGATTCGCTCCAGATTATTTACAAGCAGCGAGGCAGTTGCGCACGACAACCATTTTCAATAA
- a CDS encoding VWA domain-containing protein has translation MAFTHPWLLWALPLALLPLLLERAHSKHYSWIGLLPPDPLSSTIGFLLKVLAVLSIVFIILGLAGPHSLEQQIERTGVGAQIGLVLDRSASMDDPFAGDKDGHVGETKSIAAARIMTQFVQHRHNDMMGLITFSNSAMYVLPLTENKEAMLSAIQATAGNSLFQTNIGGGLTSAVELFKDVPDSGSRVIILISDGAGRVSDMVQQKLRDWLQRYNIGLYWIVLRQPGGVTIFDPKYAESSYTGPMPSEVLLYQFFQTLRSPFNAYEAADPKSLEVAIADINSREKKPIQYLEKIPGHDYTNVCYWIAFIMIAFLLAVKYLEIHTWRSA, from the coding sequence ATGGCGTTCACACACCCTTGGCTGTTATGGGCGCTCCCGCTGGCATTGCTGCCGCTATTGCTAGAGCGCGCCCACAGCAAGCACTATTCATGGATAGGCTTGTTGCCGCCTGACCCCCTGTCTAGCACCATCGGCTTTTTGCTCAAAGTGCTTGCCGTGCTCAGCATCGTGTTTATCATATTGGGCCTGGCAGGCCCACACAGCCTGGAGCAACAAATTGAACGGACCGGCGTCGGCGCACAAATCGGACTGGTATTAGACCGCAGCGCCAGTATGGACGACCCGTTTGCAGGCGATAAAGATGGCCATGTAGGCGAAACCAAGTCAATCGCGGCTGCCCGCATAATGACCCAATTTGTGCAACACCGTCACAATGACATGATGGGGCTGATTACTTTTAGTAACTCTGCCATGTATGTACTGCCATTGACTGAAAACAAAGAAGCCATGTTGTCCGCCATTCAGGCGACTGCTGGCAACTCTTTGTTTCAAACGAACATTGGTGGCGGCCTGACCAGTGCGGTTGAGTTGTTTAAAGACGTGCCTGACTCAGGCTCACGCGTCATCATCCTGATTTCGGATGGTGCAGGCCGCGTTAGTGACATGGTGCAACAAAAGTTGCGTGACTGGCTACAACGCTACAACATCGGCCTGTATTGGATTGTGCTGCGCCAACCTGGCGGCGTGACTATTTTCGATCCTAAATATGCCGAAAGCAGCTACACCGGGCCTATGCCAAGTGAAGTGCTGTTGTATCAGTTTTTTCAGACCTTGCGCAGCCCTTTTAACGCCTACGAGGCAGCTGACCCCAAATCGCTCGAAGTCGCGATTGCTGACATTAACAGCCGCGAAAAAAAACCAATTCAATACCTGGAAAAGATCCCCGGCCATGACTACACTAATGTGTGTTACTGGATTGCATTTATCATGATTGCCTTCTTGCTGGCTGTTAAATACCTGGAGATACACACATGGCGCTCAGCGTAA